The genomic stretch TCGTCGCCGGATTTCGCAGTGCGTCGCTGATCTTCTTGGAGGAGGAAATGCGCGCCGTCTCGCACAAACTCACGGTCTGTACGGACGACGGCTCCAACGGGTGCAAAGGACTTGTCACCGACATCTTGAAGGCCGCTTTGGAGGAGACCGTTTACGATGCGGTCATCGCCATCGGGCCGCTGGTAATGATGAAGTTTGTCTGCCTGACCACCAAGCCGTATGCCGTTCCCACGATTGTCAGCATGAACCCGATCATGGTGGACGGTACCGGCATGTGCGGCTGCTGCCGCGTGACAGTGGGCGGAGAAGTCAAATTTGCCTGCGTGGACGGGCCGGATTTCGACGGCCATTTGGTGGATTTTGACGAGGCCATGCGGCGCAACACGATCTACCGGACACAGGAACAGCGGAGCCTGCAAGAACACATCTGCCGAGGGGAGGAACGGCTCCATGCTCAATAAGTCGACGACAAAAACGCCCATGCCGGAACAGGAGCCGGCGTTGCGCGCCCGCAACTTTGAAGAGGTGGCGTTTGGCTACACACAGGCGCAGGCCAAGCGGGAGGCGGAGCGCTGTCTGCGCTGCAAGAACAAGCCCTGCGTGTCCGGCTGTCCCGTCGGGGTCGATATTCCCTCCTTTGTGGGGTCCCTGGCCGAGGGGGATACGGCCGCCGCGGCCGATGTGATCCGACGCGCCAATGCGCTGCCCGCTGTCTGCGGTCGGGTGTGCCCCCAAGAGACACAGTGCGAGCAGTTCTGTGTGCGAGGCCGAAACGGCGAACCGGTGGCCATCGGCCGGCTGGAGCGCTACACCGCCGATTGGGCCATGGAATACGGCGAGGACGAATCCCCCACCGACCCAAACGGTGTCCGTGTGGCGGTGGTCGGCTCGGGTCCGGCGGGGCTCACCTGTGCCGGCGCGCTTGCGCGCCTCGGTTGTGCGGTGACGGTTTTTGAGGCATTCCATAAGCCGGGCGGCGTGTTGGTGTACGGGATTCCCGAATTTCGTCTGCCAAAGGCCATTGTGGCCCGCGAGATTGCCCAATTGGAGGCGCGGGGCGTCGCCATCGAGACAAACTGCGTCGTGGGGCGCACGGTGACGGTGGACGAGCTCCTGACCGAGGGGTATCGGGCCGTGTTTGTGGGCTCCGGGGCCGGGCTGCCCACATTCATGGGTATCCCGGGGGAAAATTTAAATGGAGTCTATTCGGCCAACGAATTTTTGACGCGCGTCAACCTGATGCGCGCCTTTGAAAAAGGAGCGCAGACCCCTATTCAGCCGGTGCGCCGCGTCGCCGTAGTCGGCGGGGGCAACGTCGCGATGGATGCTGCGCGCTGCGCGTTGCGCCTCGGCGCCGAATTGGTGAGCATTGTGTACCGCCGCGGCGAACAGGAGATGCCGGCCCGGGCGGAGGAGATTCACCATGCCCGGGAGGAGGGCATTGCGTTTCATCTGCTCGTAAACCCGGTGTCGCTCGTCGGAGATGAACAGGGCTGGGTACGGGAGATAGTCTGTGTGGAGATGGAACTCAGTGAACCGGACGAGAGCGGTCGCCGCCGGCCTGTGCCCAAGGAGGGCAGCCGAGTGACGCTCCCGGTGGACGCCGTCGTCATGGCGATCGGTTCGTCGCCGAACCCCCTGATCCGGCAGACGACGCCCGACTTGGCCGCCAACCGGTGGGGCTGCCTTGTGGCCGACGAGACAACGGGCCGTACCGCGAAGCGCGGTGTCTACGCCGGCGGTGACGCAGTGACAGGCGCGGCCACCGTCATTCTGGCGATGGGCGCCGGCCAGGCCGCCGCCCGCGCGATCTACGAGGACGTCACAAGCGGACGTATCTGAACAAATTCTTGCCGACCGCGCTGGTTGGCGGAGGGGAGGCCTGTCTGTGAGCGAGGCTGTGCGGCAGCAGATGCCGCTTTTGGCCCTGCGGGGTATCACGGTATTTCCCAAAATGCTGATCCATTTCGACGTGGGCCGGGAAAAATCGGTCCGCGCATTGGAGAGAGCCCTGTCGTCCGGACAGCTTATCTTTCTTGTGTCGCAGCGGGACATGGGCGCGGCCGACCCCACGTTGGCCGACCTCTACGAGGTGGGTACGGTCGCGCGCGTCTGCCAGATTTTGCGCCTGCCCGGCGAGAACATGCGGGTCCTCGTCGAGGGCCTGACGCGCGCGCGCGTCGTCGACATGGTGCAGTTTGAGCCGGAGTTCATTGTCGAGGTGCTGACGCTGACTGTTTCCCGGCGGCGCGCGTCCGTGCAGAAGCAGCAGGCGTCCATGCGCGCGGTCCGGGAGCTCTTTGAGACATATGCGCGGCTCACCGCTCGGATCGCGCCAGATGTGCTGACGAGCGCGGACGGGACACAGGACCCGGGGTACATGGCCGATTACATCGCCCAAAACATGGCTGTCCGCCACGAGGAGAAACAGGCGATCTTAGAGCAGCTCCACGGGATGCGGCGGTTGGAGCAGGTGATGTCGCTGCTGCAACAGGAGATTGAGATTCTGGAGATTCAGAGAGACATCCAGACCAAGCTGCACCAGCAGCTCGAGCAGCATCAAAAGGAGTATTACCTGCGGGAGCAGATCAAAACCATTCAAACCGAGCTTGGAGAACGGGAGGATCTGGCCGACGAGGTGGATGCGTACCGGGCGAAGATCCACGCGTTGCGTCTGGACACGGAGATCGAGGAAAAGCTTCTGCAGGAGACGGGCCGGCTGTCGCGCATGACGCCCGGCTCCTCCGAGGCGACGGTGGTGCGCACCTGGCTCGATGCCTGCCTCGCACTGCCCTGGCGCAAGTCGACCCGGGACCGGCTCGACATTGCCGTGGCGGAGCGCCGGTTGAATGCCGATCACTACGGGCTTGTCAAGGTCAAGGAGCGCATGCTGGAATTTTTGGCGGTGAAAGCGCTGACGCCGCATCTGCAGAGCCAGGTGCTCTGTTTGGTCGGCCCGCCCGGTGTCGGCAAGACCTCCGTGGCCCAGTCGGTGGCGCGGGCCATGGGACGCAAACTGGCTCGGCTGTCGCTGGGCGGTGTGCGCGACGAGGCGGACATCCGCGGGCACCGCAGGACCTACATCGGCGCGATGCCGGGGCGCATCATGAACGCGCTGCGGCAGGCAGACAGCCGCAATCCGGTGCTGGTGCTCGACGAGGTGGATAAGATGGGCCACGACTTCCGGGGCGATCCGGCGGCGGCCTTGCTGGAGGTGTTCGACCCGGAACAAAACGGGACTTTCCGCGACCACTACTTGGAGCTGCCGTTTTCGCTGTCGGAGGTCCTGTTTATCACGACGGCCAACACGACGGAGACCGTCCCGCGCGCGCTGCTCGATCGCATGGAGGTCATCGAGCTCACGAGTTACACCGGTGAAGAGAAAGTGCAGATCGCGTCACACCACCTGCTGCCCAAGCAGTTGGCGCGCCACGGACTCAAACGGACGCAGCTTCGGCTCTCCGACGACGCGCTGCGCGAGATCATTGCCGCTTATACGCGGGAGTCGGGTGTGCGCGAATTGGAACGGATTTTGGCGGCGCTTTGCCGCAAGGTGGCGCGACAGATTGTGGCGGACGATGTGAAGCGGCGTTCACTCGGGGTCGGAGATCTGATAGCGCTGCTCGGTGTGCAGCGCTATCGGACCGATCGTCTGCGCCGCGCCCCCGAGGTGGGCGTCGCCTCAGGCCTCGCGTGGACGCATGTGGGCGGCGAGCTGTTGGAGGTTGAGGTGGGCGTCGTCGACGGCAGCGGGAAGATCGACTGCACCGGTAATCTGGGCAATGTGATGAAGGAATCGGCCCGGGCCGCGCTGACATACATCCGCAGCCGCAGTGTCGCGCTCGGCATCGAGGCGGATTTTTATAAGACCCGCGACATTCACATCCACTTTCCCGAGGGAGCCACGCCGAAGGACGGTCCCTCCGCCGGCATCACCATGGCGGTTGCCATGGTGTCGGCTCTCACGGGCGCGCCCGTGAGAGCCGAGGTAGCCATGACGGGGGAGATCACGTTACGCGGTCGGGTGCTGCCCATCGGCGGGCTGAAGGAGAAGACCATGGCCGCCTTCCGGGCGGGCGTGCGTACGGTGATCCTTCCGCGTGAGAACGAGAAGGACCTGCAGGACATCGACCCCACCGTGCGCGGCGCGCTGCAGTTTCTGATGGTGGAACATATGGACGCGGTGCTCACCGCCGCACTGGACATGACATTGCGGGAGGGGCGGTCCCTGCGCAAGACGGCGCCTGTTCTGCCGGCCATGCCGCCGCTGGCGATGACGGCGGGGGAGGACATATGCCCACACGGCGAACCGGTGTGTTGAAGAGGCTCAATCTGCACCGGGCGGAGTTCGTTCTCTCTGCCGCCGCGCCGTCGCAGTTCATCCGGGACGGTCGGCCCCAGTTCGCGTTTGCCGGGCGGTCCAATGTGGGCAAATCCTCGGTCATCAACCGGCTCTTAAACCGCCGCAATTTCGCGCGGGTGGGGGACACGCCGGGCAAGACCGTGCACGTCAACTACTTTCTGATCGACGAGGCGGTCTATTTTGTGGACCTGCCCGGCTACGGCTACGCGCGGGTTTCCCACGGGGAGAAGCGCCGCTGGGCCGCGCTGATGGAGTCGTTTTTTACCGAGGCGCCCCTCACGATGGGACTGATCATCGTGGACATCCGACACACGCCCACCGCCGACGACAAGACGATGACGGGTTATTTTCAGCAGACATGCGCGCCCTTCGCCGTGATCGCCAACAAGGCGGACAAAGTGAAGCCTTCGCAGAGAGCGGCGCGGCTGGAGGACGTCCGCGCCACCCTGGTGCTTGACCCGGCGGTGGGGCTGATTCCCTTCTCGGCGCGGACAGGGTGGGGCCGGGACGAGGTACTCGCCCTGATCGACAAAACGAGGGAGGCAGCCCCATGAGATGGATCCGTTGCGCGCATCCCAGACACCGTGGCTGGGCGGTGGTCGAAGGGGCGTTGGTTCGTCCGCTCGACCGGGCGCCGTGGCTGCATCCGGCGCCGGGCACCGAGACCATTCCGTTGCGGGAGGTCAGGTTGTTGGCGCCTGCCGAGCCCTCCAAAATTGTGGCGGTGGGGAAAAATTACTCCGAACACGCGCGGGAACTGGGCGGAGAGGTGCCGGAGCACCCGATTCTGTTCTTAAAGCCGCCCACCGCCATCCAGGACCCGGACGCGCCCATCGTGTACCCCCGTCTCGCGCGGCGGGTGGATTACGAGGGGGAATTGGCGTTCCTTGTCGGCCGGACGGCGCGCCATGTGCCGGCCGCGCGGGCCGCCGATTACATTGTCGGATACACCTGTTTCAACGACGTGACGGCGCGGGACATTCAAACGGCGGACGGACAGTGGACAAGGGCCAAGGGCTTTGACACCTTCGCGCCCGTCGGGCCCTGGCTCGTGGGCGGCCTTGACCCCGCCAACCTGACGCTCACGACGCGGCTGAACGGGGTGGTGCGGCAGCGCGCGTCCACGGGGCAGTTTTTGTGGACAATTCCGGAACTGCTCGCGTTCATCACCGCCGGCATGACGCTGCTGCCGGGCGACCTTGTTACGACGGGTACGCCGGTGGGCGTCGGCCCCCTGTTGCCCGGCGATACGGTGGAGGTGGAGATCGAAGGCATTGGGCTGCTGCGCAATCCGGTGGAGGCGGAAAAGTGAGATAGTACCTTGTTGCCGCGAAGCGGCAACAAAAAACAAGAATTTGGGTTGTGGGTTGCAGGTGCAACCCACATTAGATGAGATAGTATGGGATGTAAGGAGGATGGCCATGAGCCTTTTCAGCGAATCTTTGGGTGTGGATGCAAAAGGGCATTTGACGCTGGGCGGAGTGGATGTGCCCGCGCTGGCCCGGAAGTACGGAACGCCGTGTTACCTGATGGATGAGGATGGGATTCGAAAGACCTGCCGTGCTTTCAACGAGGCGATGCGGGCGCACTACGGCGGTGAATTTTTGATAGCTTACGCCAGCAAGGCGTTGTCCGTCTCCCATCTGTACCGGGTCATGTACGAGGAGAAGATGGGTTTTGACGTCGTCTCCGGCGGCGAACTCTACACGGCTCTGCGCGCCGGCGTCCCGGCCTCGGCTCTCTATTTCCACGGGAACAACAAGACGGAGGCGGAGATCCGCATGGGCCTTGAGGCGGGTGTGCGCCGTTTTGTCGTCGACAACCGGGAGGAGCTGGCGGCCCTGCACCGGCTGGCGGGGGAGAGCGGACTTCGGCCGGACATCTCATTTCGCATCAAGCCGGGCGTGGAGGCGCACACGCACGAGTTCGTCCAGACGGGCCGGATCGACTCCAAATTCGGCTTGGCGCTGGAGACGGGAGAGGCGGAGGCGGTCATCGGCGAGGCGTTGGCGCTGCCCCATGTGAACCTCGTCGGACTTCACTGCCATATCGGGTCTCAGATCTTTGACGCCGAGCCTTTCACCCATACGGTGGCCGTCATGATGACGTTCATGGCCGCCGTACGCGACAAATTCGGCCACACGCTGACGGAACTCAACCTGGGAGGCGGGTTCGGTATCCGCTATCTGCCCTCCCACCGGCCGCGCTCCCTTGAGGAAGTCGTATCGCTCACGGCCGGGGCCGTGACGGAGCACGCGCGGCGCCTCGGTCTGCCCCTGCCGGCGTTGGTGCTTGAACCGGGCCGTTTCCTGGTGGGGCCTTACGGGATCACCGTGTACACGGTGGGGTCGGTGAAAGAGATCCCGGGGGTGCGCACCTATGTGGCGGTGGACGGCGGCATGACGGACAATCCGCGCTTTGCGCTCTACGGCGCCGAATATGAGGTCGTGCTGCCGGAGCGGATGGAGGACCCGCGCGACACGGTGGTGACGGTGGCCGGCCGCTGCTGTGAGTCGGGCGACCTGTTGGCCCGCGACGTCGGCATCCCCGCGCCGCGGGCGGGGGAACTGCTGGCCGTGCTCGGTACAGGCGCGTACAATTACTCGATGGCGTCTAACTACAACCGTGTGCCCAGGCCCCCGATTGTCGCGGTGTCGGGTGGGACAGATCGGGCGATCCTGCGCCGCGAGACTTACGAGGATCTCGTGCGCAACGATCTGTAAAATTACGGCGGGGGGAGAATCTCCGGCCGTTAAGACAAGGAGGGTGTCCACCATGAGTGAAAAATCCGAAAATATCATCCACACCGACGAGAACGGAACCATCCACATCTCGGAGGACGTCGTCGCTTCGATCGCGGCGCTGGCCGCCACGGAGGTGGAAGGCGTGGCGTCGCTGTCGACCGGCACGGAGTGGCTGGGCCGCAAGAACCTGACCCGCGGCGTGAAGATCGTGCTGGAGGAGCGCCGGACTAGCCTGACCGTTTCGCTGTCGGTGCGCTACGGTTTCCCGGTGCAGACGGTGGCGCGCCAGGTGCAGGAGAAGGTGCGTGAGGCCGTGGAGTCCATGACCGGCCTTACGGTGACCGGTGTGGACGTCAACGTGAGCGGCGTCAGCTTTGACAAGTCCGCCAAAGAGCCGAAGGCGCCCAAAGCGGCGGGGCGCCCCCCCAAAGCGACGCCATGACGAGGTCGGCCGCGCGCGAGATCGCCGTGCAGATTTTATACGCGCTCTCCTTCGAGGCGCAGACGGCGGAGGAAATCCTGACGGAGTGGCTTGCCGCCGCGTTTTATGAGCGCCTGGCCGAAGAGGACGAACTCTACGGCAGCCCGCCGGGGCCGGAGGAGGCGGAGTATATCCGCACGCTGGTGTTGGGGGTTGTGAACCACATGCCGGAGATCGACTCCTACATCGAGAAGTATTCGATTGGTTGGGAGTTTGGCCGGATCCCCCGGACGGCGTCCATGGCCATGCGCGTGGCCATGTATGAGGTGCTCTACCGGCCCGATGTGCCGAACGCCGCCGCGATCAACGAGGCGGTGGAGATCGAAAAGCACTACGACACGCGCGAGGTTGTCTCCTTCGTCAACGGGATCCTTGGCACGTTCTCCCGTTCGGAGACCGTGCCGTGAGCCGCCGGTACCTCGGGATCGACACCAGCCACTACACGACGTCGTTGGCGCTGTACGACGCCGGCGCGGGCGAGATGCGTCAGGCGCGCCGCCCGCTCGCGGTGCCTGACGGGCAAGTTGGTCTGCGGCAGAACGAGACGGTGTTTCAGCATATGAGCGCGCTGCCGGGGCTGCTGGACGAACTGGCGGACGGAGCGGCGGCCCTGCCGTCGGTTGCTGCCGTCGGTGTGTCGGACCGTCCGCGCGACGTCGAGGGCTCCTATATGCCCTGTTTCACGGTCGGGTTCTCGGCGGCCCGCCTGCTCGCGCGAGGGCTCGGCGTGCCGGTGCGGACTTTTTCGCACCAGGCGGGGCATGTGGCGGCCGCGCTGTGGTCGGCGGGGCGGGAAGTGCTTGCGTCGGAGCCGTTCTTGGCCTGGCATGTCTCGGGCGGCACTACGGAGCTGTTGCTGGCGCGGCCTGACGAAGCGCGCGTATTTGCGCTGGAGAAAGTGGGCGGCACCGAGGACCTGGCGGCCGGGCAGCTCGTCGACCGCGTGGGGCGGCGGCTGGGGCTTTCGTTCCCGGCCGGGCCCGCGCTGGAGGCGCTGGCGGGGGACACCGTCTGGCGCGGACGGACGCCGGCGGTCTCGGAGGGGTCGTTTTCGCTCTCCGGCCTGCAGAACCGGGCCGAGAGGATGATTGACGAGGGCGCGGCGCCTGAGACAGTGGCGGCCTTTGTGTGCCATGCGCTGGCGCGGACGTTGTTTGAGGCCACCGTCCGATTGCTGGCGCGTCACCCGGGTTTGCCCGTATTGGGCGCGGGCGGCGTGATGGGAAATCGGATCATCCGGGACGCGATGCGCCCATTGGGAACAGCGTTCCCAACTGTTGAATATACGTCGGACAACGCCGCGGGCCCCGCGCTGCTGGCGGCTTGGACGGACGGTGAATCCAACCGCGCGGCGGGATAGAGACGTCCGTGCGGTGCGCCCGGCGGGGCGGGGAGGGGCGGAGATGACACAGCCCATTTTGTCGGTATCCGACATCAACCAATACATCAAGGCGTGGATGGACGGGCAGCCGGTGCTGGCCCGCGTTTTGGTGCGCGGCGAGGTGTCGAACTATCGGAAGTATCCGTCCGGGCACCATTACTTCACCCTGAAGGACGCCGGCGGGGTGCTGCGCGCCGTCATGTTCCGCACCGAAGCCGCCTCGCTCCGGTTTGTGCCGGAGGACGGAATGACGGTGGTGGCCGGCGGGCGTGTGAGTGTCTTCCCCCGCGACGGACAGTACCAGATCTACTGCACGACGCTGTCGCCGGAGGGGATCGGAGACCTGACACTGGCCTTTGAACAGCTTAAAAAGAAGCTGCTGACGGAGGGGCTGTTTGATGGCGCCCACAAAAAGCCGCTGCCCCGGTTTCCCCGGATGGCGGCGCTGATCACGTCGCCGGTGGGTGCGGCGGTGCGGGATATGCTCCGCATCATGGAGCGCCGTTGGCCGCTGTGCCGGGTGTTGGTGGCGCCGGTGCGCGTGCAGGGTGAGGAGGCCGCGCCGGAGATCTGCCGGGCGATCGCTTATGTAAACAGACACCGGTTGGCGGACGTGATCATTGTCGGGCGCGGCGGCGGCTCGATGGAGGATCTGTGGGCTTTCAACGAGGAGAGCGTGGCCCGCGCCATCTTTGCCTCGGAGATCCCGGTGGTCTCGGCCGTAGGGCACGAGCCGGATGTGACCATTGCCGACTTTGTGGCTGATGTGCGGGCCGCCACCCCCACGCACGCCGCCGAGCTGGTGACGCCGGACCAGTCGGAGTGGCGGGTCTACGGAAGCACCTGCGCCGCGCGGCTGAACCAGACGGTCGGCGCATTGCTGCGGACCCGGCGGGAGCGGCTTGCGTCACTGGCCGCCAAGCGGGTGCTTACAAGCCCCGCCGTCTATGTGCAGGACAGGCGGATGCTGCTCGATCTCACACACCAGCGGCTTGTGGGCGCCGCGTCGGAGGTGCTGCACAGGCGTAAGCAGGGCTTTGTGGAACTTGTGGCCAAGCTCGATGCGCTAAGTCCGCTGTCGGTCCTTACGCGCGGCTACGCGATTGCCACGGGGCCGGACGGAAGGGTATTGAAGGAGGCCGGCGCCGTACGCCCAGGGGACCCCATTCGCCTGCGCCTCATGCGCGGAGAAGCCCATTGCATTGTGCAAGATACAGTGCAATAAGAGCGGGGGAGGAAGTCCGAATGGAAAAGACAAAAAAAGAAAAAACACCGTCTTTTGAGAAGGCGGTGACGCGGCTGGACGAGATTGTGGCCAAGTTAGAGAAGGGTGATGTTCCCCTGGAGGAAGCGCTGGCGCTGTTCGAGGAGGGGACGAAGCTTGTCGCGCTCTGCGGCGGTCTCCTTGACAGCGCGGAGCAAAAAGTCAGGATGCTGGCCCGCGCCCAGGAGGAGGACGATCCGGCCTTTGTGCCATTTGAACCGGAGGAATGACGATGCCTGTGGATTTTCAATCTCAGTATGAGTCGTACCGCCAGATGGTGGAATACGGGCTTGCGGAATATCTGCCCAATACGCAGATCGCGCAGGCGAAGCTGCTGGACGCCATGCTCTACAGCGTCTTCAGCGGAGGTAAACGCATCCGGCCGGTGCTACTGTTGGCCTTTTGCGAGACGGCCGGCGGCGACACACGGGCGGCACTGCCTTTTGCCTGTGCGCTGGAGATGATCCACACCTATTCGCTCATCCACGACGACCTGCCCTGCATGGACGATGACGACATGCGCCGCGGCCGCCCGGCGAACCACCGGATGTTCGGTGAGGCCAGCGCTGTACTGGCCGGCGACGCCCTGCTCTCCGCGGCGTTTGAGACGATGCTGGACGCCGACTATGTGGAGGATACGCCGCCCGCTGCGGTACTGTCGGCCGCCCAACGCATTGCGTGGGCGTCCGGCCTGTACGGTATGGCGGGTGGGCAGCTTTTGGATCTGGAGACAGAGACGTTTGACCAGAGCGTCGAAGGAATCACGGCGCGGCACCTGCTCAAGACGGGTGCGTTGATCGAAGCGGCGGCGGAGGTCGGCTGCGAACTGGCCGGCGCCTCCCGGGAGCAGTTGGCGGCGGCGGCCAGCTTTGCCCGCTGCCTCGGACTGGCGTTTCAGATCCGAGACGATTTGTTGGACGAAGAGGGGGACCCGATGATCACTGGCAAGCTGACGGGTGTGGACCGGGAAAACAACAAAGTCACCTTCCTCAGCCTCCTGGGCCGTGACGAGTGCGTTCGGATCATCGACGACCTGACGAGGGATGCCATCGGTTACCTCACCCCATTTGAAGACCGCGCTTTCCTAACCTGGCTGGCCGAGGACCTGGCCCACCGAAAAGGGTGAGACCCCGCCGTTACCGAAAACGCCGCGGTACTCCGCGCCACGTTTTGTCACGTTAAAGCATGTGTGAAATCAAGTGAAATTTACCAAAATATCCCTGGCCGCCTATTGACTTTGATGAAAAATTATAGTATTCTAAAAAAGAAGAGTTTTGTTTTTTGCGTGTCAAAGATATGACAACACCGATTTATGGCTGTGAAAAACGTCGACTTGTGTGAAAAAAGCTGGTTTTTGCCGGCTTTTTGTTGCGGTTATGCTTTTATGGAGGTGATTGCAGACATAAAATCGCGGCGGTGAACGGAGAAACGCTCGATCCCGTAAGTGCCCTGCCATTTTGCGGCGTGGCCGGTGCAGCGGTCGCGCGGGTGCCGATCTCTCGGCGCGACGCTTG from Oscillospiraceae bacterium encodes the following:
- a CDS encoding fumarylacetoacetate hydrolase family protein encodes the protein MRWIRCAHPRHRGWAVVEGALVRPLDRAPWLHPAPGTETIPLREVRLLAPAEPSKIVAVGKNYSEHARELGGEVPEHPILFLKPPTAIQDPDAPIVYPRLARRVDYEGELAFLVGRTARHVPAARAADYIVGYTCFNDVTARDIQTADGQWTRAKGFDTFAPVGPWLVGGLDPANLTLTTRLNGVVRQRASTGQFLWTIPELLAFITAGMTLLPGDLVTTGTPVGVGPLLPGDTVEVEIEGIGLLRNPVEAEK
- the xseB gene encoding exodeoxyribonuclease VII small subunit encodes the protein MEKTKKEKTPSFEKAVTRLDEIVAKLEKGDVPLEEALALFEEGTKLVALCGGLLDSAEQKVRMLARAQEEDDPAFVPFEPEE
- a CDS encoding sulfide/dihydroorotate dehydrogenase-like FAD/NAD-binding protein → MYRIVEAQRYNPQVKRLTVEAPRVARRARPGQFVMVRVDERGERIPLTIADSDAASGCVTVIFQEVGCSTAMLGALEAGDTIADVVGPLGVPSHLEGLGRVCVVGGGLGCAIAYPQAKALFGMGAHVDIVAGFRSASLIFLEEEMRAVSHKLTVCTDDGSNGCKGLVTDILKAALEETVYDAVIAIGPLVMMKFVCLTTKPYAVPTIVSMNPIMVDGTGMCGCCRVTVGGEVKFACVDGPDFDGHLVDFDEAMRRNTIYRTQEQRSLQEHICRGEERLHAQ
- the lysA gene encoding diaminopimelate decarboxylase, translated to MSLFSESLGVDAKGHLTLGGVDVPALARKYGTPCYLMDEDGIRKTCRAFNEAMRAHYGGEFLIAYASKALSVSHLYRVMYEEKMGFDVVSGGELYTALRAGVPASALYFHGNNKTEAEIRMGLEAGVRRFVVDNREELAALHRLAGESGLRPDISFRIKPGVEAHTHEFVQTGRIDSKFGLALETGEAEAVIGEALALPHVNLVGLHCHIGSQIFDAEPFTHTVAVMMTFMAAVRDKFGHTLTELNLGGGFGIRYLPSHRPRSLEEVVSLTAGAVTEHARRLGLPLPALVLEPGRFLVGPYGITVYTVGSVKEIPGVRTYVAVDGGMTDNPRFALYGAEYEVVLPERMEDPRDTVVTVAGRCCESGDLLARDVGIPAPRAGELLAVLGTGAYNYSMASNYNRVPRPPIVAVSGGTDRAILRRETYEDLVRNDL
- the lon gene encoding endopeptidase La, whose amino-acid sequence is MSEAVRQQMPLLALRGITVFPKMLIHFDVGREKSVRALERALSSGQLIFLVSQRDMGAADPTLADLYEVGTVARVCQILRLPGENMRVLVEGLTRARVVDMVQFEPEFIVEVLTLTVSRRRASVQKQQASMRAVRELFETYARLTARIAPDVLTSADGTQDPGYMADYIAQNMAVRHEEKQAILEQLHGMRRLEQVMSLLQQEIEILEIQRDIQTKLHQQLEQHQKEYYLREQIKTIQTELGEREDLADEVDAYRAKIHALRLDTEIEEKLLQETGRLSRMTPGSSEATVVRTWLDACLALPWRKSTRDRLDIAVAERRLNADHYGLVKVKERMLEFLAVKALTPHLQSQVLCLVGPPGVGKTSVAQSVARAMGRKLARLSLGGVRDEADIRGHRRTYIGAMPGRIMNALRQADSRNPVLVLDEVDKMGHDFRGDPAAALLEVFDPEQNGTFRDHYLELPFSLSEVLFITTANTTETVPRALLDRMEVIELTSYTGEEKVQIASHHLLPKQLARHGLKRTQLRLSDDALREIIAAYTRESGVRELERILAALCRKVARQIVADDVKRRSLGVGDLIALLGVQRYRTDRLRRAPEVGVASGLAWTHVGGELLEVEVGVVDGSGKIDCTGNLGNVMKESARAALTYIRSRSVALGIEADFYKTRDIHIHFPEGATPKDGPSAGITMAVAMVSALTGAPVRAEVAMTGEITLRGRVLPIGGLKEKTMAAFRAGVRTVILPRENEKDLQDIDPTVRGALQFLMVEHMDAVLTAALDMTLREGRSLRKTAPVLPAMPPLAMTAGEDICPHGEPVC
- a CDS encoding Asp23/Gls24 family envelope stress response protein, with product MSEKSENIIHTDENGTIHISEDVVASIAALAATEVEGVASLSTGTEWLGRKNLTRGVKIVLEERRTSLTVSLSVRYGFPVQTVARQVQEKVREAVESMTGLTVTGVDVNVSGVSFDKSAKEPKAPKAAGRPPKATP
- the nusB gene encoding transcription antitermination factor NusB yields the protein MTRSAAREIAVQILYALSFEAQTAEEILTEWLAAAFYERLAEEDELYGSPPGPEEAEYIRTLVLGVVNHMPEIDSYIEKYSIGWEFGRIPRTASMAMRVAMYEVLYRPDVPNAAAINEAVEIEKHYDTREVVSFVNGILGTFSRSETVP
- the gltA gene encoding NADPH-dependent glutamate synthase, coding for MLNKSTTKTPMPEQEPALRARNFEEVAFGYTQAQAKREAERCLRCKNKPCVSGCPVGVDIPSFVGSLAEGDTAAAADVIRRANALPAVCGRVCPQETQCEQFCVRGRNGEPVAIGRLERYTADWAMEYGEDESPTDPNGVRVAVVGSGPAGLTCAGALARLGCAVTVFEAFHKPGGVLVYGIPEFRLPKAIVAREIAQLEARGVAIETNCVVGRTVTVDELLTEGYRAVFVGSGAGLPTFMGIPGENLNGVYSANEFLTRVNLMRAFEKGAQTPIQPVRRVAVVGGGNVAMDAARCALRLGAELVSIVYRRGEQEMPARAEEIHHAREEGIAFHLLVNPVSLVGDEQGWVREIVCVEMELSEPDESGRRRPVPKEGSRVTLPVDAVVMAIGSSPNPLIRQTTPDLAANRWGCLVADETTGRTAKRGVYAGGDAVTGAATVILAMGAGQAAARAIYEDVTSGRI
- the yihA gene encoding ribosome biogenesis GTP-binding protein YihA/YsxC, translating into MPTRRTGVLKRLNLHRAEFVLSAAAPSQFIRDGRPQFAFAGRSNVGKSSVINRLLNRRNFARVGDTPGKTVHVNYFLIDEAVYFVDLPGYGYARVSHGEKRRWAALMESFFTEAPLTMGLIIVDIRHTPTADDKTMTGYFQQTCAPFAVIANKADKVKPSQRAARLEDVRATLVLDPAVGLIPFSARTGWGRDEVLALIDKTREAAP
- the xseA gene encoding exodeoxyribonuclease VII large subunit; this encodes MTQPILSVSDINQYIKAWMDGQPVLARVLVRGEVSNYRKYPSGHHYFTLKDAGGVLRAVMFRTEAASLRFVPEDGMTVVAGGRVSVFPRDGQYQIYCTTLSPEGIGDLTLAFEQLKKKLLTEGLFDGAHKKPLPRFPRMAALITSPVGAAVRDMLRIMERRWPLCRVLVAPVRVQGEEAAPEICRAIAYVNRHRLADVIIVGRGGGSMEDLWAFNEESVARAIFASEIPVVSAVGHEPDVTIADFVADVRAATPTHAAELVTPDQSEWRVYGSTCAARLNQTVGALLRTRRERLASLAAKRVLTSPAVYVQDRRMLLDLTHQRLVGAASEVLHRRKQGFVELVAKLDALSPLSVLTRGYAIATGPDGRVLKEAGAVRPGDPIRLRLMRGEAHCIVQDTVQ